AGGTAGACGTCGATCTTGTTTCCCTTGTCCAGCAACCGTTCCAGACCGTAGTCCGCGATGTTGGTGCCGTGGCGGGGTCTGGCGTCGGCTGCCACGTTGATGCCTCCCGCCTTTTCGAGGACGAACAGGGGCATGGAGCCGGGCGAAAAGGTCGCGGACTTGCTGTGGATGGACTCGAAGAACACGCCGGGCCGCTCCTCCATGGGGATGGTTGCCAGCCTGTCCTCGGCGCGGCGGATGCCGTCCCGGAAATTCTCGATCATGCCTTCGGCCTTGATCTGGCGTCCGGTCAGGGCTCCCAGGGTTCGCCAATAGTCGAACATGGCGTCCATGGAGCCGGGCTGGAGCGAGACCACGGTGATGCCGTGGCGGGCCAGCGCGTTCCACAGTCCGGCGTAGGCGCGCATATGCATGGGCCGGATCAGGACCAGATCCGGCTTGGCGGCCAGGAACTTTTCGACGCCGTCCCGGGCGTTGAAGGTCGGCCTGTTCAGGGCGGCGGCGGGGTAGTCCTCACCGGTGGACACGCCGATGATCTGTTCGTCCAGGCCGAGGGAGAAGAGATTCTCGGTGTGTGCACCATATAGGGATATGATCCGGGTGAACGGCTTGTCGAATGAGATGGACCGGCCGGAGTCATCGGTGATGGTCCGGGCCTGGGCTGTGGAACAGAGGAGCAGGATAAAGGCGAAGGTGAAGAAAAAGCGTTTCAAAATCAATTTCCTTGAATATAGGCGATGTGCGGTCCGTATTCGGTTTCCAGAACAGCGGCGCGCACGCCGAAGACCGCGTGAATGTTGTCGGGAGTAAGCGTGCGGGACACGTTGCCATAGGCGTGAACGGTCCCTTTGTCCAGCATGACCAGGTTGTCGCAGTACCGGGCGGCCAGGTTCAGATCGTGGAGCACGGCCACCACGGTACGGCCCGCTTCGGCCAGACTGGTCAGCTCTTCCATGGTCGCCATGGCGTGCCGGATGTCCATGGCCGAAGTGGGTTCGTCCAGCAGCAGGGCCGGGGTTTCCTGCGCCAGGCCACGGGCCACGGCGGTCCGCTGGCGCTCACCGCCGGACAGGTCGGCCACGGCGCGGTGTCGCAGGGACGTCAGGTCCATGGCGGCCAGGGCCTGTTCCACGCGCTCCATGTCGTGGGGCTCGGGGCGGCTGAAACGGGGGATGTGCGGGTGGCGGCCCATGAGCACGGTCTCGGCCACGGTAAAGGGAAAGCGCAGGGGCTGGTCCTGGGAAACCAGGGCACAGAGACCGGCAAGCCGGGCCGGGGGGAGGTTGGAGACCTCGTCGCCGTTGAGACGCACAGCGCCGGAAACAGGCTTGAGCAACCCGGCCAGCAGGCCGAGCAGAGTGGACTTGCCGCTGCCGTTGGGGCCGATCACGCCGTGGACCATTCCCGGCGCGAACTCCAGGTCCAGCCCGCGAAGCACCGGCGTATCGCCGTAGGCGTAGCCGAGGTCCTGAACGGAGAACATGGCGTTATCCACGGGCCAGCCTCCGCGAGCGGCTGAAGATCCAACAGAATACCGGTCCGCCGATGAGCGCGGTGAGCACGCCGATGGGTACCTCATGGGGCAGCAGAGCGCGGGTCACCGTATCCGCCAGCAGGAGCAGGATGGCTCCACCGAGGCCCGAGGCGGGCAGCAGCCAGCGGTTGTCCGGCCCCACGACCATGCGCATCAGATGCGGCACAATGAGCCCGACAAAGCCGATGATTCCGCTCACGGACACGCAGACCGCGCTGACCAGTGAGGCGGTCACGAGCAGGATAAGCCGGACCCGGCCTGTATCCACGCCAAGGCTGCGGGCCGAACGGGTGCCCAGGCTCATGATGTTCAGGTCGCGTCCGTAATAGAGGCAGATCGCGAAGGCCGCCATGGAGGCCGCCCCGGCCAAAGCCGCATCGCTCAGGGTCCGGCCCACGAAACTGCCCATGAGCCAGAAGACGATGACGGAGACGCGCTCGTCGGCAAGGTACTTGATGAAGCTGATGCCCGCCGAGAGGATGGCCGAGACAATGACCCCGGACAGGATGAGCGAGGCCGGGGACAGCTCGCCGTCCCTGCCCGCCAGGGAGATGACGGCAAACAGGGTCAGGGCCGCGCCCGCAAAGGCCAGGACGAGCAGGGTGGACGGACCGAAAAAGGAAAGCCCAAGGAGCAGGGCGAGGGCCGCGCCAAAGGCCGCGCCCGAGGACACGCCCAGGGTGAACGGATCGGCCAGAGGGTTGAGCAGCAGCCCCTGAAAGACCGCCCCCGCCACGGCCAGGCCGAAGCCCACGGCCGAGCAGGTCAGGATGCGCGGCAGGCGAACATCGAAGAGAATGCCCGCCGTGGTCGCGTTCATGGTATCCGCCGCCCCCCGCAGCCCGTTTGCCAGTCCGCGCAGGACGTCGCCTGCCGGGAGGGAGATCACCCCCATGGCGCAGGCGGCCAGGGCCAGCCCGGCGAGCACGGCGGCAAGCAGGGCCACGGTCAGGCCATTGCGTAAAGGGGTGCGGGAGACAGCGGTCGTCATAAGCCTATTTCGCGTCCGGCTGTGCGGCCATGGCGTCCTTGACGTGATCCACATACAACCCGGCCCAGGCGTCGTTCATGCCCAGCCCGTTGAGGTCCGGGGTGACCTTGTAACCGGCCTTGGTCAGCATGACCTTCCAGGAGTCGTCCTCGTCGCCCGCCATGTCGTTGGTGGCGTGGTCTCCGGCCACGATCATGAACGGCTTGAGCAGGATATTCTTCTTGCCCGCTGCCTTGAGGGTCTTGGCCATGTCGTCGAATCCGGGGAAGCCTTCCACGCAGCCGATGTAGATGGGATAATCGTATTCGGCCTGCAGGACCTTCTGGAATTCGGAATAGATACCGGTGGAGAAGTAGTCGTTACCGTGGCCCATGTAGACCAGCGCGGCGTCCAGCTTGCGGGCGTGTTCCACGTCGGCCTTCAGGGTCTTGGCCGCCTTGGCCAGATCCTCGGTGTAGGGATGGGCCTCGCCGGGCATGCCCAGAGCCGGACGGCCGAGTGCCAGGCGGACAAAGGGCGCATGGCGGGGCTTCAGGGTACGGATTGACCCAAGCGAGCCGACCAGAGTGGTCAGGTCATGGAATTCCTCGCCCGCGAAGACATGCAGGGACTGCACGGTGATGTCCCGGAAGCCGTCATTCTGCAGGTCGGCGATGGTGGCCAGCGGGTGCTTGACGTACAGGACCTCCTCCGGGATGTCGATGTGCGCATTTTTCCAGGCCGCGTCGTTCTGGCGCTTCTGCCAGATGCGGCGGATGATGTTGGAGGTGAAGGCCAGGCGCACGGGAACGCCGGGGTTGGCCGCTTCCACCTTGGCCTTGATGTTCAGGATGGATTTGACCGCTTCGGGGTAGGACGTACCGAAGGCGGCCAGGACGATCGCCGGTTTGACCGGGCCTTCGTCATGGTGTCCGGCCTGCGCCGGAACGGCCAGCAGCAGGGCGAGAAGCAGGAAGATGGAGTTTCTGAGCAAAGTCATCAATGTTCTCCGAAAAAGGGCGGGTAAGAGAATAGAAAAACCCCTTCCTCATCGAATTCAGAGGAAGGGGTCCGTATTATTCCCTTCAATACCTCGGCGGCAAGCCCACGTACCACCGTGGCAAGTCCATTGAGCGCATCAGGCAGGTCTTCCGGCTGGTCCCTCCCGCTCCCGCCTTCCCAGGGAAACCCCAGTGGCATGAATGGCAGCGGTTCGGCAGGACGTCACGGCGGCGGGTCCGCTCCCGATTCACACGGGATTCCCTATTGAGTCCGAGGACACCTGAAGATTGAGAACTATGCTTCGGACAACACTTATGTCAAGGACGACTGCGCCGCCTTGGCGATGCGCTCCTGGAATTGCTGGATCATTTCCTCGGCGTCGATGACCAGGGCGTCGGATTCACCCATCATGCCGTAGCCGAGGATGGGGATTTCGAAAATTTCATGTACCGGTACGGTGAAGCCGGTGATGACCACCTGCTGTTGCCGGAGGACTTCGTCGACCAGGATGGCGCCCTTGTAGTCGCCCACCCGGACCACTATGGCCTGTGCCATCTCGATGTTGTCGATCTCCGGGGTCAGCTCAAGGAGATCGGCCAACCGGAGCAGGGAGTGGACTTCGCCGCGCACGTCCACGGTTTCACGGCCGTCGGGAAGGGCGACCACGTCGTTGCGCCGAGGCATGTAGATTTCGACCACGTCGCGGCTGGGCATGATGAAGGTGTCGCCGCCCACCTTGCAGACCAGAGCATCCACGATGCCTTCGTTGGCCGAGCGGTCCAGGGGGACGACGATGGTGAAGGCCGCGCCCTTGCCGAGCGTGCTCTCGATGGACACCTCGCCGTCCAGGGCGACCTTGATGGCGTTGACCACGGCGTCCATGCCCACGCCGCGTCCGGATACATCGGTGATTTTTTCAGCAGTGGAAAAACCGCTCTGGAGCACGAACTGGAGGATTTCCTCGGTTTCGTATTCCTTGTCCGGGTCGGCCAGTCCCTTTTCCAGGGCCTTGGCCAAAATACGGTCCGGATCCAGCCCGCGCCCGTCGTCGCTCACCTGAATGAAGGCGCTGTCGCCCTTGCGCCATGCGGACAGGGTCACGGTGCCGCTTTCGGACTTGCCCGCGGCCTTTCGGCCCTCCGGGTCTTCCAGACCATGGTCCACCGCGTTTCTGAGCAGGTGGACCAGCGGCTCGTTCAGGGATTCCACAATGGTCTTGTCCAGTGCCAAGTCGTCGCCCTTGACCTCGAAGTCGAGCTTCTTGCCGATCTTCTGGGACAGGCTCTTGACCAGCCGGTGCATGGGCATGAAAATCTGCTTGAGCGGCACCAGACGGATGGCGTTGACCTCCTGCTGGAGCCGGGTGATGACGTTGTCCAGCTCGCGCAGGCTGGAAGCCATCTGGGTCATGCTGGTGGCCCCGCCCTGGGCGATGACCGCATAGGTGACCATGAGCTTGCCCACCAGTTCGATGACTCTGTCCAGACGGTCCGTGGCCACGCGGATGGATGAGATGGCCGAGGACCCGCCTTTGGCGTCGGCTTTGGGTTCGGGCTTGGCTTCGGGCTTGGCGTCGGCCTTGGTTTCCGCGGGGGCGTCCTCTTCCTCCGGGGCTTCGGCCTCGGCGGTTGGCGGTTCCTCAAAGGCCTTGGCCGCGTCTTCCTCGGATTCCTCGACAACCTTTGCGGCCGGGGCGGATTTGATCTTGGCCAGGGCATCGGCGCTGCCATCGAGCAGGCCGCCCAGCGCGAAGTAGAATTTTTTCTGGGCCTCGCAGATACCGAGCAGAGAGGTGATGATGTCGCTGTTGACCGGCGTTATGCCGTCCTTCAGCATGTCCAACAGGGCGATGACCCCGGCGGAGGAGAGTTGCATGCACGACAGGCCGAGTGCGTCCACCACCGCGTCGACTCCCTGGCCGGTGGCGTCCACTTCGAGGATTTGCTGTTCGATGTCCTCGATGCACTGGATAATGCTGTCCTGCATGGCTTCCCCTTATTGCGTGGTGAAGTAGGTTTCCCTGTCGGGATACACTGAGATGGTTTTGTCGAAGCCCCACCCGATGAGCGTCTGCTTGGCGTCGGGCGACAGACCGCAGGCGGCGATCTTGAAAGTCGTGCCCATACTGGCGACGGCGGCCCAGGCTCCGGAGCCGAAGGTCAGCACATCGCTGAGGTCCAGCAACACGGAGTCGCCGGGTTCGATGAACAAAATGGCCGAGATGATCGGCTTGAAATGGCCTTCCAGGTGGACGCGCGGATCCTTGACCTTGATAACGGTCACGCCTTCCCTGGTCTCCACGTCGACGCCGGCGCCGAGAGATTCCCCCTCGGACTGTTCGCTGGTGGAAGCCTCCTTGATCAGGGCCAGGACTTCCTCCCGTTCCCCGGTGTCGGTGTCGCCCTCGCGCAGCTGTTCCAGAACCTGGAAGATCATGTTCACCCCGCGCGAGAGCAGGGTCACGTTGGTGGAAGTGGATTCGACTTCTCCGGCCTGCACCTTTTTCAGAAAATCTTCAATTTTGTGGGTGAAATGGGAGGCTTCCTCGAATCCTGCCATGAAGCCGGTGACACCCTTGATGGTGTGCAGGGGACGAGCCAGGATCTCGATGCCCTGGGCCAGATCGTCGCCCTCGAGCATCTCGAGTCCCTCCATCACCTGGGGGTAATACTTGTCGTTGACTTCGGAGAAGAACTCCTCAACCATCGGGTCTTCGCTCATGACGGGTCCTTGGCTTTACTTGTGCAAAAGCCCGAGTTTCTCCAACTCGGCATACAACTTGTCCTTTGCGACCGGTTTGACGATGTAGGCCGATGCCTCACCGTCGTGGAAGGTCCGTATGACCGTCCTGGGGTCGTCCAGGGCCGTGGTCATGATGACCTTGACCCTCGGCCGGTAGTTGTGTGTTGTCTCGAGGTCCCGAATCTTCTGCAACGCCTCGATCCCGTCCACTTCGGGCATCATGATGTCCATGAGGATCAGGTCATAGGGCCTGTTCTCGTCATGGCCCATCTTGAACGCCTCCACCGCCTCCCGGCCGTTGACCACGATGTCCACTTCGAAAAGTGTCATCAGGAACGACCGCAAAACTTTGCGGCTGAGGAATTCGTCTTCGACAATAAGTGCACGCATTTCGTTCCCCGCTTTCTTACCTTGGAAAGAGAAATCTCATCTTCTTTTCCTATGTAAAATGAAAAAATGTCAATATGATGATAGGAATTTATAACTCGCATCACATTATAATCTGGCTGCTTGCGTCCGCTTGAAAGGGCGTACGGGGTTGCCAAACCATTGTAGAATGGATACCAACCCCGCATGCCCAAAGAGATAACGGAAGAAAGGAAGAAACGTATCGATGCGGTGCTGTCCCGGCGGCAGAAGGATTTGACCCTGATAATGGACAACATCTGGGACCCTCACAATGTCTCGGCTGTCCTCAGGAGTTGCGACGCCTTTGGCGTGGCCGGTGTACATTTGTATTATACAGACTCGCAGTGGCCCGACCTGGCCCAGAAAAGCTCGGCCTCGGCCAAGAAGTGGATCGAGCGAACCGAGCATGTCGACGCGGCCGAGATGGTCGCTGATCTGAAGAGCCAGGGCATGCAGATTCTGCGTACCGGATTTTCGGAGACCGCGAAGCCGGTCATGGATTTCGACTTCACCCGTCCCACGGCGGTCATCCTGAGCAACGAGCACCGGGGAACATCCCCGGATCTGGCAAAGCTTGTTCCGGACGAGGTCTACATCCCCATGCAGGGCATGGTTCAGAGTTTCAACGTCTCGGTGGCTGCGGCCATCATATTGTACCAGGCGTTCACTCAGCGGAACGCCGAAGGCATGTACGACGAACCCTCCTTTTCCAAAGAGGAAATGGAGTCGCTCAAAACCCAATGGTATTCGAGGTAAGGAGACAATCATGCAGGAGTTGCTCAAGGTC
The sequence above is a segment of the uncultured Pseudodesulfovibrio sp. genome. Coding sequences within it:
- a CDS encoding ABC transporter substrate-binding protein, translating into MKRFFFTFAFILLLCSTAQARTITDDSGRSISFDKPFTRIISLYGAHTENLFSLGLDEQIIGVSTGEDYPAAALNRPTFNARDGVEKFLAAKPDLVLIRPMHMRAYAGLWNALARHGITVVSLQPGSMDAMFDYWRTLGALTGRQIKAEGMIENFRDGIRRAEDRLATIPMEERPGVFFESIHSKSATFSPGSMPLFVLEKAGGINVAADARPRHGTNIADYGLERLLDKGNKIDVYLAQRGTMNDVSVKQIVNSPAASRIKAVLTRNVFLVDEHLVSRPTLRLLEGIDTVFQLLHP
- a CDS encoding ABC transporter ATP-binding protein, whose translation is MDNAMFSVQDLGYAYGDTPVLRGLDLEFAPGMVHGVIGPNGSGKSTLLGLLAGLLKPVSGAVRLNGDEVSNLPPARLAGLCALVSQDQPLRFPFTVAETVLMGRHPHIPRFSRPEPHDMERVEQALAAMDLTSLRHRAVADLSGGERQRTAVARGLAQETPALLLDEPTSAMDIRHAMATMEELTSLAEAGRTVVAVLHDLNLAARYCDNLVMLDKGTVHAYGNVSRTLTPDNIHAVFGVRAAVLETEYGPHIAYIQGN
- a CDS encoding iron ABC transporter permease, with protein sequence MTTAVSRTPLRNGLTVALLAAVLAGLALAACAMGVISLPAGDVLRGLANGLRGAADTMNATTAGILFDVRLPRILTCSAVGFGLAVAGAVFQGLLLNPLADPFTLGVSSGAAFGAALALLLGLSFFGPSTLLVLAFAGAALTLFAVISLAGRDGELSPASLILSGVIVSAILSAGISFIKYLADERVSVIVFWLMGSFVGRTLSDAALAGAASMAAFAICLYYGRDLNIMSLGTRSARSLGVDTGRVRLILLVTASLVSAVCVSVSGIIGFVGLIVPHLMRMVVGPDNRWLLPASGLGGAILLLLADTVTRALLPHEVPIGVLTALIGGPVFCWIFSRSRRLARG
- a CDS encoding sirohydrochlorin cobaltochelatase: MTLLRNSIFLLLALLLAVPAQAGHHDEGPVKPAIVLAAFGTSYPEAVKSILNIKAKVEAANPGVPVRLAFTSNIIRRIWQKRQNDAAWKNAHIDIPEEVLYVKHPLATIADLQNDGFRDITVQSLHVFAGEEFHDLTTLVGSLGSIRTLKPRHAPFVRLALGRPALGMPGEAHPYTEDLAKAAKTLKADVEHARKLDAALVYMGHGNDYFSTGIYSEFQKVLQAEYDYPIYIGCVEGFPGFDDMAKTLKAAGKKNILLKPFMIVAGDHATNDMAGDEDDSWKVMLTKAGYKVTPDLNGLGMNDAWAGLYVDHVKDAMAAQPDAK
- a CDS encoding ATP-binding protein, which codes for MQDSIIQCIEDIEQQILEVDATGQGVDAVVDALGLSCMQLSSAGVIALLDMLKDGITPVNSDIITSLLGICEAQKKFYFALGGLLDGSADALAKIKSAPAAKVVEESEEDAAKAFEEPPTAEAEAPEEEDAPAETKADAKPEAKPEPKADAKGGSSAISSIRVATDRLDRVIELVGKLMVTYAVIAQGGATSMTQMASSLRELDNVITRLQQEVNAIRLVPLKQIFMPMHRLVKSLSQKIGKKLDFEVKGDDLALDKTIVESLNEPLVHLLRNAVDHGLEDPEGRKAAGKSESGTVTLSAWRKGDSAFIQVSDDGRGLDPDRILAKALEKGLADPDKEYETEEILQFVLQSGFSTAEKITDVSGRGVGMDAVVNAIKVALDGEVSIESTLGKGAAFTIVVPLDRSANEGIVDALVCKVGGDTFIMPSRDVVEIYMPRRNDVVALPDGRETVDVRGEVHSLLRLADLLELTPEIDNIEMAQAIVVRVGDYKGAILVDEVLRQQQVVITGFTVPVHEIFEIPILGYGMMGESDALVIDAEEMIQQFQERIAKAAQSSLT
- a CDS encoding Hpt domain-containing protein, which produces MSEDPMVEEFFSEVNDKYYPQVMEGLEMLEGDDLAQGIEILARPLHTIKGVTGFMAGFEEASHFTHKIEDFLKKVQAGEVESTSTNVTLLSRGVNMIFQVLEQLREGDTDTGEREEVLALIKEASTSEQSEGESLGAGVDVETREGVTVIKVKDPRVHLEGHFKPIISAILFIEPGDSVLLDLSDVLTFGSGAWAAVASMGTTFKIAACGLSPDAKQTLIGWGFDKTISVYPDRETYFTTQ
- a CDS encoding response regulator; the protein is MRALIVEDEFLSRKVLRSFLMTLFEVDIVVNGREAVEAFKMGHDENRPYDLILMDIMMPEVDGIEALQKIRDLETTHNYRPRVKVIMTTALDDPRTVIRTFHDGEASAYIVKPVAKDKLYAELEKLGLLHK
- a CDS encoding RNA methyltransferase, translating into MPKEITEERKKRIDAVLSRRQKDLTLIMDNIWDPHNVSAVLRSCDAFGVAGVHLYYTDSQWPDLAQKSSASAKKWIERTEHVDAAEMVADLKSQGMQILRTGFSETAKPVMDFDFTRPTAVILSNEHRGTSPDLAKLVPDEVYIPMQGMVQSFNVSVAAAIILYQAFTQRNAEGMYDEPSFSKEEMESLKTQWYSR